The Drechmeria coniospora strain ARSEF 6962 chromosome 02, whole genome shotgun sequence genome has a segment encoding these proteins:
- a CDS encoding Chitinase 1 (RecName: Full=Chitinase 1) codes for MIHRHVKLLLVSVLLQAASVVPLAVLPQDGAVDNRDGGLQNSVYFTNRGIYGRNYQPSDLPASDISHVLYAFLNLRADGTVYQLYLLKKKNRNLKLMLSIGGWTWSSNFPSAASTPANRQTFAKTAVTFMKDWGFDGIDVDWEYPADDVQAANQVLLLQAIRDELDAYAAVHAKGHHFLLSIAAPAGPQNYEKLQMAQLGGVLDFINLMAYDFAGSWGVNSGHQANLFADGQNRNATPFDADTAVQAYIKGGVPARKLVLGMPIYGRSFENTAGIGKPFSGIGPGGGFEAGIWNYKDLPRAGATVIYDDVAKASYSYDAVTQELITFDTSDLVKTKVSYLMGRGLGGSMFWEASGDRKGSDSLVLTSRASLGSLDSTSNHLDYPDSRYDNIKKGMD; via the exons ATGATTCATCGTCACGTCAAGCTCTTGCTGGTATCGGTCTTGCTGCAGGCCGCTTCGGTCGTTCCGTTGGCCGTGCTTCCGCAAGACGGTGCGGTCGATAAtcgagacggcggcctccAAAACTCTGTCTATTTTACCAACCG GGGAATCTATGGCCGGAATTACCAACCTTCGGACCTCCCAGCGTCTGACATCTCTCATGTCCTCTACGCATTCCTGAACCTGAGGGCGGATGGTACAGTGTAC CAATTGTATCTTCTAAAGAAAAAGAATCGCAACCTCAAGCTCATGCTGTCCATCGGTGGTTGGACTTGGTCCTCCAACTTCCCTTCGGCAGCCAGCACGCCCGCCAACAGGCAGACGTTTGCCAAGACGGCCGTCACTTTCATGAAGGACTGGGGAttcgacggcatcgatgtCGACTGGGAGTATCCTGCCGATGATGTCCAGGCCGCCAACCAGGTTCTCCTCCTGCAAGCCATTCGGGATGAGTTGGATGCGTACGCGGCGGTGCACGCCAAAGGCCATCACTTCCTCCTCTCCATCGCCGCTCCCGCAGGGCCTCAAAACTACGAGAAACTTCAAATGGCACAGTTGGGCGGTGTCCTGGATTTCATCAACCTCATGGCGTATGACTTTGCCGGAAGCTGGGGTGTCAACAGTGGACATCAGGCGAACCTGTTTGCCGATGGCCAGAATAGGAACGCGACCCCGTTCGACGCTGACACTGCCGTTCAAGCCTATATCAAGGGGGGCGTGCCGGCTCGCAAGCTGGTTCTCGGCATGCCCATCTACGGTCGGTCGTTTGAGAATACGGCGGGCATCGGCAAGCCCTTTTCGGGAATCGGACCAGGCGGCGGATTCGAAGCAGGAATCTGGAACTACAAGGACTTGCCCAGGGCCGGGGCAACAGTCATTTACGATGATGTTGCCAAGGCCAGCTATAGTTATGACGCGGTGACGCAGGAGCTCATCACCTTTGACACGTCCGACCTGGTGAAGACAAAAGTATCGTACCTCATGGGACGGGGCCTTGGCGGCAGCATGTTTTGGGAAGCCTCGGGCGACAGGAAGGGTTCAGATTCGCTGGTTTTGACAAGTCGGGCGTCGCTTGGGTCGCTCGACAGCACGAGCAACCATCTCGATTACCCGGACTCGCGGTACGACAACATCAAGAAGGGGATGGACTAA